The genomic region GCACATCGAAACCTTCCACCCGGATCAGGCCGGGGAGAGAGCGGGTCGTGAAGGGAACGTCGGGGCGTTCACCCACCTGGGCTTCGGCAGCAGGCTGCTCCTCCACAGTTCCCTCGCGGCTGGGGCGGGCGCGAGAGATAAAAGGCTGTCCAAAGAGCCGCGTGGCGTTGGTGTAATCGTAGATGCGGAACATCAACTTGCTGCCGCGCGGCTCACCGGTGCGCGTGCCGCGTCCCACCCGCTGGTAGAACTCGATGGGCGATTTGAGATACTGGAAGAATACCACGTTCTCCAGGTTGGGCACATCCACGCCGGTGGAGAGCAGGTCCACCGTGGTGGCGATGAAGTGAGAGGCTTTGGAGCCGCGAAACTCGGGGATCAAATCGGACGCCGGCGGTCGCAGGTTGGGGTTGCCCGTGCACTGAAAGGCATAGACGTCCACCGGCCACTGGCCGTTTTGGCGGCACCAGGCCTGATACAGGTTGTTCATCTCCTGCGCCACCATCGTGGCGTGGCTATCGCGTACGCAAAAGATGATCGTCTTCTGGTGCGGCCCGCCGGTGTCCAAGAGATGCTGGAACAGGTCAGCACACATCGCCCGCACCCGGTCGGGAAGCATTAGTTTTTCTTCGTAATCGGTGGCCGTGTAGCGCTCTTCCAGCGTCTCCGGATCAATTTGCTGACCTGTGAGGGGGTCGGTGGCCGTGCGCTGCTCGATGTCCTCGCGGGTGATCTCCTGCTGGTCCAGGTCCACCACGCGCCGGACGGCCTCGCTGGCGGCCAGATAGCCATCTTCCTGCCCCATCCACATCGGGTACTCATACACCGGCTCGCCGAAATACTCGATGTTGTGGGCAGTGATGGCCTCATCTGCCTGGCGTGCCGGGTCATCTCGCCTTCCGCCGGTGATGATGCGCGGGGTGGCCGTCAGGCCGATGTGCACGGCGTCGGGGTTGTCTTGCAGGATGATGCTCCACTTACCCCAGGCAGAGCGATGGCACTCGTCTATGATGATGTGACTGAAGAATCCCGGCGGGTAGTTCTCGCGCCAGAATCGCGGTTCGTCATCTTCGTCGGTGATGTTCAGGGTCTGGTAAGAGGCGATCAGAATGCGGGCGTTTTTCTGCGGGTTGGACGTGGTCACGATCTTGGCGTTGTCGCCAAACACGGCGTGCATCTTAGCCCAGCCCTGGGTGCGCAACTCATCCCGGTCGCAAACAAAAAGCGCGCGGCGCAGTTGGCCGGCCTGAGCCAGTTTGTGCAGCAATTGGACGGCGATGATGGTTTTTCCCGTGCCGGTGGCCAGGGAGAGCAGCACGCGCTTTCCGCCGTGGGCGATCTTTTCCAGGGCGGCGCGAATGGCTGCATCCTGGAAATACCAGCGGGCCGCTTCGCCGCCCTTGTAGGGTGCCCACAGGGCCTGGGCTTCGGGGGCGGAAAGCGAGTAGCCTTTCAGTGCCTCGTAGCGGGTGCGTAACTGGTCGGGCGTGGGAAAATCGGTCAACGGCAGATTGTCCACAGTCTGGCCGATGTCCTCGCCCCATTCGGCGTATAGATGGCCATTGGTCGAAAAGATGAAAGGGACATTGAAGCGACGGCGGTAATCCATCGCCTGCTGGATACCCAGCGCAGGGAATTCGGACTCCTTTTTGGCCTCGATGATGGCCACCGGAAGCGGTGATTGGCCGGGGCCGGCCGGCAGGCACAAAAGATAGTCCGTGCGGCCTTTGCGCTTGACCGGTCTGCCGGCGATGATGTCGGCACCACCGACCGTCCGTTCGATGCGGATCAAGTCCTCCGTCCAGCCGCGGTCGCGCAGTTTCGGATTGATCAGCTCACGGCGGGTTTGTTCTTCGTTGCGGCTCATTGCTCTCCCACTTCGCGGGTTGGTGCTTTATCGACAGGGTGCTGCGGTTCGTAGAGCCAGAAATTAATTGGATGAGCCGGGTTGTATGTTCTGAACCCTCTTGAAGATCTCAGACCAACTCCCAGTTTGTGTTTTTTGCATTGCTCGTCAAGGTGTTTGATGACCGTAAACCGCTCTTGTTCCCTGTTACTCACTTTGCACGGCTCGTGACCAAAGAGCGACATCTGGCCACTTTGCGAGTGGAGCCACGATTCATACCTGTCGTAGGCAGAGTGGGAGAAGGCTCCCAGGCCGGCGAATAGATCGGCTAACTGGCTCAGCGGTGTTTTGGCGGAACAGACCTCCACAATCTGGAGTACGCTAAAGTCTCGCTCCAGTCTGAGGCGAAATCCGCCTTCAAACAGGTTGCTATCAATTCTAAATTCCAGGCCGGCAGCATCTAGAAAGTCCTGGACGGTCATCCAATCCATTGCTGTATTCTCATCGGGATGAAGCTTCCAGATACTCTCAGCAGGCCAGCGGCGTTGAAGGACATTTTTGAGCAAATGATAGTACATCCTCTGCAGGTTGGCAACATCATCGCGGCCTGGAATCTGGTGACGGCTATCGTGAGTATCCCAGATTAAGACATCAGCCCGTAGTCTCCCCTCAATGGCTAACTCCATTGTTTTGTCCAGCATCTTCAAGGCGGCAAATCTCTCTCTCGCCTGCCGCAGTTTCTCCCACTTGAATTCTGATATGCCAGATTTCCGAAGAATCTCACCGAAGGTTAGAGTAATGGCAGATTCATCGGTAGCGTTCAGCGTTATGACCGCTACGCTGCGGTAACGAGAAGCGGTCTGATAAGATTCGTCAGAGTAGGCTACGTGTGTGATGGAACTTGTCATCTTGCCTCACACCAATCATCCAGCCGCCCAACTATTGAGTAGGCCGAGTTATTTCGGTCTATCTACCTCGGTTCCTAGACAGAACTGATTCGGCATAGCATCCCTTATGCCGAATTTCGGCCATAATACCTTAGAATCTGGATGGGGCAATCTGGTTTGCGGTGCGAGCCTGATGACAATTCTATGATAAAATGTAAATCTCGTTTTGTCAACTTTGAGGAGGCGATCTATGGAGGAGCAACGCCCCAAGAAACTCTTGGATCAAGTCCGCGACACCCTGCGCCTCAAACACTATTCCATCCGCACCGAGCAGGCTTACGTCGCCTGGATCAAGCGCTACATCTTTTTCCACGGCGTGCGCCACCCGGCCGAGATGGGCGCCGCCGAGGCAGAAGCATTCTTGACCCACCTGGCCGTGAAGGAGAACGTCGCCGCCTCGACGCAAAACCAGGCTCTCAGCGCCCTCCTCTTCCTCTATCGCGAGGTGCTCCATCAAGACCTAGGTCCCATTGACGCCCTGCGCGCTAAGCGACCCAAGCGGCTGCCCACCGTCCTGACCAAAGAAGAAACCCTGCGCCTCATCGGCTGCTTATCGGGCGTACACCAGTTGATGGCCAAGTTGATCTACGGCAGCGGCCTGCGTCTGATGGAATGTCTACGCTTGCGCGTCAAAGACCTGGAATTCGAACGGCGGGCCATCATCGTCCGCGACGGCAAGGGGGAGCAAGACCGGGTGACGGTGCTGCCCGGCAGCCTCATCCCGCTGCTCCAGGAACATCTCCAACGGGTAAAAGCCCTGCACGAGCGGGATCTGGCTCAAGGTTTCGGCTCGGTCTATTTGCCCGATGCCCTGGCGCGCAAATACCCCAACGCCGACAAGGAGTGGGGCTGGCAATACGTCTTCCCGGCCAACTCCCTGTCCCAGGACCCTCGTTCCGGCGTCA from Chloroflexota bacterium harbors:
- a CDS encoding DEAD/DEAH box helicase family protein, which gives rise to MSRNEEQTRRELINPKLRDRGWTEDLIRIERTVGGADIIAGRPVKRKGRTDYLLCLPAGPGQSPLPVAIIEAKKESEFPALGIQQAMDYRRRFNVPFIFSTNGHLYAEWGEDIGQTVDNLPLTDFPTPDQLRTRYEALKGYSLSAPEAQALWAPYKGGEAARWYFQDAAIRAALEKIAHGGKRVLLSLATGTGKTIIAVQLLHKLAQAGQLRRALFVCDRDELRTQGWAKMHAVFGDNAKIVTTSNPQKNARILIASYQTLNITDEDDEPRFWRENYPPGFFSHIIIDECHRSAWGKWSIILQDNPDAVHIGLTATPRIITGGRRDDPARQADEAITAHNIEYFGEPVYEYPMWMGQEDGYLAASEAVRRVVDLDQQEITREDIEQRTATDPLTGQQIDPETLEERYTATDYEEKLMLPDRVRAMCADLFQHLLDTGGPHQKTIIFCVRDSHATMVAQEMNNLYQAWCRQNGQWPVDVYAFQCTGNPNLRPPASDLIPEFRGSKASHFIATTVDLLSTGVDVPNLENVVFFQYLKSPIEFYQRVGRGTRTGEPRGSKLMFRIYDYTNATRLFGQPFISRARPSREGTVEEQPAAEAQVGERPDVPFTTRSLPGLIRVEGFDVHVYGSGRAIVVEENGRETLVPVEEYEQRLAARLTEEAPSLDDLRDRWVWPERRRELLEKLPGDGAAVRLIRVLREQEECDLYDVLAELGYGVAARSRAERAAAFSYKQRNWLKGFPNKAANVLVAIAHQFERGGIEELETPHLFDAGPVQKAGGFRTLVGLPMPPEQLIQETKARLLAP
- a CDS encoding DUF3800 domain-containing protein; protein product: MTSSITHVAYSDESYQTASRYRSVAVITLNATDESAITLTFGEILRKSGISEFKWEKLRQARERFAALKMLDKTMELAIEGRLRADVLIWDTHDSRHQIPGRDDVANLQRMYYHLLKNVLQRRWPAESIWKLHPDENTAMDWMTVQDFLDAAGLEFRIDSNLFEGGFRLRLERDFSVLQIVEVCSAKTPLSQLADLFAGLGAFSHSAYDRYESWLHSQSGQMSLFGHEPCKVSNREQERFTVIKHLDEQCKKHKLGVGLRSSRGFRTYNPAHPINFWLYEPQHPVDKAPTREVGEQ
- a CDS encoding integron integrase, with the translated sequence MEEQRPKKLLDQVRDTLRLKHYSIRTEQAYVAWIKRYIFFHGVRHPAEMGAAEAEAFLTHLAVKENVAASTQNQALSALLFLYREVLHQDLGPIDALRAKRPKRLPTVLTKEETLRLIGCLSGVHQLMAKLIYGSGLRLMECLRLRVKDLEFERRAIIVRDGKGEQDRVTVLPGSLIPLLQEHLQRVKALHERDLAQGFGSVYLPDALARKYPNADKEWGWQYVFPANSLSQDPRSGVTRRHHLHESSLHKAIKEAARLAGIAKPVGPHTLRHCFATHLLGAHYDIRTVQELLGHKDVKTTMIYTHVLQRGGLAVRSPLD